DNA from Clarias gariepinus isolate MV-2021 ecotype Netherlands chromosome 11, CGAR_prim_01v2, whole genome shotgun sequence:
attattaatatggcaCAATTGCTTGATTATACAAAATGAGTGAGTGCATGATTTTATTTAGCGCATGTCCTCATCTTCCTCCCTGAAATAAATTCCTGCCTACACCACTGATTACACAAGACCCGAATTATACATCGATCTTGTGGTTTGTTGTGAACCAGATGAGTATAATTCgtttttaaaattagattttaagCCTGCTCAGAGGGCTTATATGACTATTCATGATACATTCATTGGATATTAGATATAGAACGGAAATCTAGTTGATTTAATAAACCAGAATTTCTATTAGATCTTTGTTAGAACTTTGCCAATATGTATTAGAAAAACATAATATGGAAATATAAATGTCATAAGAAGATATGAGtaataaagttttctttttctcctgtgTACAGTACGTGTGTCATAGAGAGACAGAGTATAAAGATGAGAGTGTTGATCACAGTAGAGCTCACCCTTGGCTGGCAGATTCTGCACCCACTCTTGACTCCCATACCGCGCTTATATGTGAGGCCTGTGCCCAAAGTTTCCCACGGACAAAAggctgtgtgtgtaaatcttaTGCTGGTGGAACTTTGAACCAGGCACAGTGGTGACTTTATAACTAGAGGAAACAAGCACATGAAAGACTCTCTCAGTGTGTTTACCACTGTGACATGACTTCCTGGCTTTATTTATAGATGTAAGAATTTACATGCATTCATTCGGAAAGCAATTTTATTTAAGCCATGATCCGACGCAAACAAAGAAGTTAAGCTTAAAGGAATCCAAGTTTTATCAAATGGGTGGAACATGTTAAAGATAAATATACAAAGAAAATTACACCcacttattatttaaatactttgtGAAGTTATTTCATTCTTAAACTTTCTATTAACTTGGACACATTaagtacaactttttttttggctctaaTTTTTTCTTCAGTCTAGTCCAATTTTAAAGGAATGGATTTtgcttgttaagccacacagtgacctatgaatcactcAAGCATAAAAATATAACCATAATAAGAAACCGGTGCAGGTGACGACAGATGATCAGAGATTagtacactggtgatgctgaatgctgagtggttggaacagacgagagaggaaatgaggttgctgctgaggttgttaaataaacaaatgattttaaagtggtatctttaggcactttgcatgCTGTCACCTGACCACGCTTTGAAAACTACTGAGTTGACCAATAACTTAAAAGTGCTTTCTGTGGATACTTACAAATACATCAATTCAGTACATTTTGTCCTTTAGTTCTCTTGATGACGTTAGCCAGTGTGTGGTTCACATCTGTGTGTGCATACACAGAGCAGTTGTGCTAAGGGGAGAGAAATGGAATTTAGTGCCTAAATCTCGAATTGTCCAAAACTTTATTCACACCACAAAAATGTGCTTCATGACTGAAGAAGTGAGAGCCACAAACACATGACCTTTACCTTTCAATACATATATAACAATACAGCTGACAGAGATAgatgaataaaagtaaaagcttCATGTTCTAAAACTGCGCTGATGTATTTGGGCACACACATTTCAAATAAACGCAGAAAGCACATTTGTACAAGCAGAGCTGCTCGAATACTAAGAACAGTATTACTTGCCGTGCCTTTTTTGAAAAACATATCCgtgagattttttatttattttaaacctattttaaaaatatcaatcaattacaaaaaaagactGCATTGATACTGTTTTAGTTACATGAGGCTAAGGAAAGACAGGTACTTTCCCTCTTGCAGGACTTGTAAATATGGGCTCAAGCCCAAGAACACCACCCACAGCTGCTGAGTCAGGACCAAGCCATGTTTATGAGGTCATCCTAAAGGCAGAGTACACAATGTGACAGTTCAGTTTTAAACATGCAGAACATCCCTGACCTATAACAGTCTCATTTCTATTAAAATAAGTAGTAGGTAACGTGGCTTAAAAAtagcaattatttttaaaatgcaaaagacATATGAATAGTAAGTCTGCTTTGCACTTGATAGCCCGTTTCATCAGCAGAACTCTAGGCCAGGGGTTGAGTGAACTAGAAGGACAGAAATGCTATAGATATAATGGGGTAAAGGACTCCCGAATCCTGTTAAATATgtacatattaaaatatttatgaagtGACTTTTTTGCTAATTTGTTGACGGAATGGGAcaggacaaaaataaaacaaacaaacaaaaacaagcaaacgaagaaaaaacatacagaaatCTTAAACAGAAGTGATAGCAAGTGCAGGAGTTACATTTCTGTGTGCTTGAGTGATGGGTTTATCAACTGTTTCGGTAAGCTCAGGGAATGAGACATACTGGACTTATCCTTTACCTAGAAGGGAAACGGAAGGTAGAGCTTCCTGCAGATGAACCAGAATGGAAAGAAGGGTTACAAAGTTCAGTAACAGGATACATTACagtaaatcattattttttaaaaaaaagttgtatccctgcaaaattatttcattaaaagtGTTTCAACATAATGATTGCATTTTGAGaaattatttgtatagcatATATTGCCATGTTCTATTGTTCTTTCAATGtatatgttaattatttttatgaatgtCTTTACAATATATGGCACAATAATATCCCACacagtaatattatattatatattatatattattattattattattacagtgagCACACACCCCCTGAGGTGAGTCATGAGGGTGAGTTTCCACAAACccagaaaaagaaacaggaatGAAATGACAaaatggaatttttttaaatgccttaaGCTTAACTGGTCAAGCTCAAGGAAAGGGTGCTATTAGAAACTGAGCATGAGATGGTGTATCTGTTTTTAGCTGGCTAGCACCAGTTCAGATTTACAGGCAGGCATGACTATCTAATGAATGTGCTCTAGCCAACGTGCCGTAATCGGGGAATTTTTGTTTATGCTACACTTTCTATAAGAATGGCTCATCAATCCGTGCAAAGATGATGACTCATGTGCCTGTCTACTGTAGGTATAATTATGACTCGGCAAGCTTGCGagaaataacacagaatatTAAAGAAAGCTCAAATGTAGGATACTGTGAAtatgtataattaattaaaaatctacatttttaaagtcgctctagataatgccaaatgctgaaaatataatgttaaactattattacatttaacCTTCTAGCAAGGGGTGGACTTACTGATTTAGGGGCCCACATCAATGATAGATATGGGGCCCTCCCTACACCCTAtttttagataataataataaacaaaacaaccaaACCTTTGCATAAGATATAACAAAAGAAATGTGCTGTTTGCTTAACAAAGCCGAGACGATGACCTTACCAGCACCACCCAATTTAAACTTAGTGAAAGAGTGAGGAAAAGAGCATGATAGAGATGTAATGTTTTACCTTGGTTTTCATTCAGCCTCGTCATATAAGTGGCCCATTTCACCTTATCTATAACTGTGCTTGCCTTTGGCCTCTccaaataattcatgtttttatgtatttatgtttgtgtCATGTTCAACAGACctttcatgattattattattatttttttttaaatatcatcatttaaattttcttctGTACCAAATACTTCTGGTAAATCTGTAAACTTCTGTATTTTTAGGAAAAATTCCTATATTTCACATAAACTCTTCTTTTCTTTGCTACCAAACACATCTCTTTATCTGCCAATCAACTTGGCCAAGCATCAGGGTCATCACACAGTGACAATCTCAAGAGTTTACAAGAAGCACAGTCTCTAAAGTTTCCCAACTTTATAACCTTCTCTGGCATTGTGATGACCATACGTTGCAGTGGCGGTACCATTATCAACATTGCTAATGTTGTCACATTCTAAGTGTGTTAAGAGGGGAGCTGCTGTGTTGGAGTTAGTAGCAGCAGTGCTAGCACTTGTTTTGGCATTATTACATTCCGCAggcagacagaaaaaaaacactatatagtttttcaatatattttttacttctaactttttttcattcctCTGCCTCTTTGCACTGTATTTCCTTTTCTGACCTCTAACTTCCAGAAATTACATTACATCTGCCAAGTTTAAAGAGTAACCCGGCAATGATGAacttcaaaactgcagctcttgtgggatgtttgaTTTCCATGGCctacagtggtcaggacctacaaAAAGTAATCCAAAGACGGAAAACCAGTAAtctggcgacagggtcatgtgTGGCTGAGGCTCACTAATGCACATGGGGAATGAGGGTTGACCTGTGTATTCCCATTCAACAGGTGAGCTACTGTTGCTCAATTTCAGGGAAACGTTAATGGTGGTTGCGATAGaaaagtgtcagaacacacagtgcatcactgttatggtggcaaagGGGGTACCTACCCAATATTAGGCGAGTGGtcataatattatggctgattagaGTATTTATACACAGAGGgtccaaaaaatgtatacacacttcaacagttATCTATGGCCTTTTTGAAAACTCTAATTCAATTATGGCACCAATTTGAAGTATTAGTATATGTTTCTTCCAAAGATGTCAATAGTTGCACTATtagatatttacagtatataaatgtgaaaaaaattataatttaaaaatttatgTTGAATTGTGTGTACATTGAACGGCTATATACTCATATTAATAGTAATATGAGTAAGTAAATGATATATGAGTTaaatatgagtttttttttatctttgctgcTACTTAACAAGaaatatttactatttttcatttatcatcCCATGGACAATTAATttgcactacctcaactcattgtGTCGTGTTGTTGCTCTCATTTGCACATTAAgtttttgttgtcattttgctctctcttttttttttctttttttttacttttttttacagttctgAGATAGTTTGGTTAATATATGGTGTTAATTTGTCGTTCTGGGTAGTCAGATAATTAGGTTTTTGTCTTAGCTAGTTtcgttcatttatgttgttaacGTATGTTGTATGAAACatcctggtcctggaggaacgttgttccgtgtactgtgtactgaactgtataggGTGACTATCTATGTATTTGTCTGTCTTTATATGCCAcgcataatgttgtgtgcattgcaatattttaagcaaaactgtgctattactctgctaattaaacctttacACTCTGCTTTTACTGATGGAACGTGCAAAgaatgaagattggccaccaggctggtaaAATTttgccatgaaacctccaacactaaatttgCCAGTATTTCAGTTACCCatatactatacacacacacacacacacacacactcatattacTATTTAAGTGTAAAATCAGCAGAGAACGATATATGTCTCTTTCTTACACTTAAATAATGAGACAATTGTAGAATGTATACATATTTTAACATACAGAAAATATATGCGTGAAGATTTTATTActaaatttaaacataaacattcaaCATTCTATGAGTTCTGGTTATATAATATTGCCCGTAATCTAGAAGTTTCTTGCGACACACGTAGCTTACGGTAAACGCACGCGCTGGAGTGGAGCTTTCGTGTTATTTAAACGCTCGGCGAAACTGAAACGTTTCCCTGCCACCCAactgctccctctctctctctctctctctcacacacacacacacacacacacgaacccAGCGTTTACGGTAGTTACGTCGTCCCCCTcagggaggagtgtgtgtgaacccACCCAGCAAAGAGAGCATAAATACCGAGCGGGAGactcacacgtcacacactcatAGCCTGCAGTGCTTCGCTACACTCTCACACCAACTCTGTCGACTCTGTAACTGAAGAATGTCGGACAACTACGACGAACTTCTTCTTATTCGCGTAAGTTACTTACCTAGAcctatttttgttattgttttgtttttatttttgtcctctctctctctctctctctccccccctgcTGCCTCAGACTGAAGTTggcagcttcttcttctttgctcTGTTGCGTAGTTTAGTTCGCTTGACCTACGTGGCAGATTTGCAGATGTTGTTTGTGTTGACTTGAAAAACGTATTTATTCAAACTGTCTTCGACTTTTCTTTTCAGAACTTCCTTCAGATCGGCCTGAATGATGACTTCCCAAAACAACACACGAAAACAACGTCCCGTCAGCTGTCTTCCTGCGTCTCCCCGAAGAGCCTCAGCTCTGAGAAACTCAGCGAGGACTCGGTCGGCTGGCCATTTGACATATGGAGCGAGAACATGCCAAAAAAGCCTCAGTATCCATTCAGGGCTGACAGGTCTATGAGTCTGACTGATAACTACCTACCCAACAACAAGCTGAAGTCTCTCGAACTTCCACCACCACCTGGATTCCCACCTTTAGCTCCTCAGGCTTCAAACCGGTACAAGACTGAGCTGTGCCGAAGTTTCCAAGAGAACGGCAGCTGCAAATATGGTAACAAGTGTCAGTTTGCACACGGCGAAAGTGAGCTTCGAGGTCTTTACCGCCATCCGAAGTATAAAACAGAGGCATGTCGCACGTTCTACAACTTCGGATACTGTCCCTACGGAAGCCGCTGCCACTTTATCCACGAGGAGAAACTCTCCTATCCTCAAACACTCAACCAGAAGTCCCAAACACCTGCCAGCCAGCAAGCGCGAGTTCTCCGCCAGAGCGTAAGCTTTGCCGGTTTCCTCGGCTCTCGCAGTGTCTCCCCACCAGCATCCTACGAATCTATGGGTTTTAGCCGTGCGCCATCAGTTTCTCCTCCGCCAGCTGACATCTTGTCCCCTGCATTTAACGACACAACTCGTGATATGTTTCCATTCCCACAGATCCGAGTTGAGAGCGATGTCCATACCTCTCCTTTGCTAACAGAGCCTCAGAAGTCCTCACACTGTGTGTGGGGCCAAGGAACAAACTTTGAGCCGTTGGTTGGCAAATGCGCTGCGAAGGAGAACCGAAGCAGTGCCTTTGGGTTCAGCCATGCCAACATCCAGCGCTTTGCCTCAGACGAGTctctctcagaccatgagagcTACAGCAGCACAGGGAGCTCAAGTGGCTCTGAATCCCCCACTTTTGAAAATGTAGCCAGCAAACGCCTCACTGTTTTCGCTCGCATGTCTGTTTctgaataatttcttttttttttaatggacatTTTTGGAATCACAGTCTTTTTCAAAGACTCTTTATTATGACAGTAATATGAAAACTCTTAAtatttttggttatttatttactttaattactgtctataagaaatttattttgaTACACACTTGCAGTCTAAAGCTATGTATTTTTATTGCGTTTATGTACTTTCCATTGTGTCTTCCACTTGCTTGCTTTGCTAATGGCGAATTTTACCACAGACATTGGTCAAAAACATCAGGTGCCATATTAGTGCTACTGACGTAAGCAGAGCTTGTGTCTTTGCCCATTCCAAACAATCAGCTGACACAAAGAAGATAATTTCTAGGCTACTCACTCAACCAGCAATGTGACAAACATGAAATGATAGCTATTACATGTACTCACTAAGAAATGCACTTTACCTCTACTGGGAGATATGTAGCATTTAACCAAAGCATTATGATCTATGTGCCTATGTTTTTTTTGCCTTGGATCTTGACAGCCTTTTGGTAAAAACCTCCCTGTATCATAATTTACACacaacaaatgtattttttttttcagacaagACTTGTCaagagtgttgtttttttttcatcagggaCTGTAACAGCACAGTATTTCCGTAGTTTAGAATGCCTTCATTTGCAATGTTTTGTAATTGTATAGACTTAACCAATGTATTTATTAAGTATTTATTAAAGTAATAGCGAtgtattttttacttatttatcagCACATGTTGGGGTATTAAAAGTGTTGCCACAAAGTGatggatttaataataatttcccaaaaaattattaaataaattatgtagAAAATTAACTTTGGtcatgtttgtctttttctgtctcaCAACTCAGCAGTATGAAACTCATAGCAAAGAAAGTTCTGAAAACAGCATTTAATTGTCAGAAAGCAAAtactattaaaaatatattataattatcataatatataaaaatatgatgaaaatgtttatatatccTACATATTGGCTAAAATTATTTAGCACTGTTGTTTGAATGTTGACCCTGGCTTGCCCAACATCATCCTTTTTTGTCATCTGTTGCATATATTTAAGGGCATTCCAGTGTAGCCTCAgaactttcctttttttgtttacatacTCTTGAATTAAAAAGTAACGTGCGAAGTTCATCTAATAATTCACTCATTGCTTGAATCCAGGAGAGAATTGCTTTTACATATGGTACTGTTTGTATGTGAAATAACCTGTGGTGGATCAGAGACCAGTGCCATGCACCAAATGCCAGTCTGGAAATGCCATTTGAGTGACTTATAAAA
Protein-coding regions in this window:
- the zgc:162730 gene encoding mRNA decay activator protein ZFP36, yielding MSDNYDELLLIRNFLQIGLNDDFPKQHTKTTSRQLSSCVSPKSLSSEKLSEDSVGWPFDIWSENMPKKPQYPFRADRSMSLTDNYLPNNKLKSLELPPPPGFPPLAPQASNRYKTELCRSFQENGSCKYGNKCQFAHGESELRGLYRHPKYKTEACRTFYNFGYCPYGSRCHFIHEEKLSYPQTLNQKSQTPASQQARVLRQSVSFAGFLGSRSVSPPASYESMGFSRAPSVSPPPADILSPAFNDTTRDMFPFPQIRVESDVHTSPLLTEPQKSSHCVWGQGTNFEPLVGKCAAKENRSSAFGFSHANIQRFASDESLSDHESYSSTGSSSGSESPTFENVASKRLTVFARMSVSE